In Populus alba chromosome 4, ASM523922v2, whole genome shotgun sequence, the genomic window AACCTGATAGTGGCAACATTGAACAAATTACAATCATGATAGTACATAGCACCATGCATGTGAAAATGGGCATGCCAGCGCATGCAGTTGCACATAATATATGATGTTAATTTATTGATGGTCAAAACAAAGTAAACCGAAGGAAGAAATTGAACTTATAATGTTCATGTGacctgagagagagagagagagagagagagagagagaatgatggATGCTAATAAATGACAACCCCACACACAGCCAGGAGAGAGAAGGAATTAATGTGCATTTGTCCATGGTAAAGCACAAACCTGGTATTCTCTAACTCGCAATATTGGGCTCAGCATTGCACACTGAAGAGCACAACCTCGAGCCACACACTCGCTTGCATTTATTCTCCGGCTTGGCTCTCTCTTGAATAGAGAAGCTAGCATTCTAGTAATTGCTGGTATCCTAGACCCAGAACCAACAAGTTCAACCGAATGAATCTTTTCTACAGTCAGGCCAGAGTTAGCCAGGACCTTTTGACAGGGAACACTAATGCTTTCCACCAAATCTGATGACAGCCTTTCAAACTCCTCCCTCTTAATAAAACCTCTAACATCTTTTTCATCCATCAAGCACTCTATATTAAGTGGCGCCTCTGCATTTGCACTCAAGACCTTCTTCAATTTCTCACATGAAGCCCTCAACCTAATAGATGCCTTCATATTAGTACAAACATCAATGTCATCATTCTCCTTGAACTGTGCTGCAAAATAACTGAAAAGAACCTCATCAAAGTCTCTCCCTCCCAGGTTCCTGTCAAATGCATGTGATAATATCTTCATTTGTCCACTCTCGAAAGATGCCAGACATACCTGGGTGTCACAGTGACCAATATCAACAAATACAACATAAGTTGGGCCTGCATTGGAGATATCATTTTTGTAAATGCCATATCCCAGTGCAGTTGCAGTACAGTCATGCAACAACCGCAAAGGTCGCAGTCCAGCAATTGCAGCTGCATTCAAATAAGCACGTCTTTGCAAATCCGTGAAGTAACATGGAATGCCAATAACACAATAAGATATAGGCATCTCAAGACTCTTCTCTGCTATTTGCTTCAAATGAGAAAATAACATCCCCAAAATCTGAACTGGACTAAACTCATGAATCTCACCCAAGTACTGCACCTTAATCAAAATACCACCATCATGGCCCTCTACAATCTCAAAAGGAAACAATTTAAGATCATCTTGAACCTCAACTTCTTTAAACTTCCTCCCAATCAATCGCTTAACCTGAGAAACTGTCGATTTAGGATTCATAGTCAAAGAAGCAGCTCCCTCTGAGCCCATAAATCTCTGCTTCTCGAAAAAAGACACCACAGCTGGTGTCTCACGATTtgattcatcattcaacaaaaCATCAATCCCACGTTCCTTTGCTACTGCAATCACACAATTCTCGTTCCCAAAATCAAATCCCACCACACTCATTTTCACTAAACCTCACAGACTTCacaccaaaataattaaaacactaAACCCACATTTCCTCAACTTTCTtagttttaataaatcaaaaatccCTCAAATCCCATCTGAAAACAAGAATCAAAATCACAACTTTTGCCACTCTGAAGCTTAATTTCTCTGCATTGAAGCATAAAACAATCATAAGAATCACAACTTTGCCCCTTTGAAGCTTAAATTCTCTGCACTAGAGTATAAAACAAGCTTAAAGATTACAGATTTTCCACCTTGAAGCTTAAATTCTCTGCATTTAAGCATAACCCACATAAAACAATCAattcagtttaaaaaaaaaaaaatcattaaattgacCATTAAGCTCTcgattaagaatttaaaaaatcgacaaaaacaataaaaactgtTATTTTCTACACTAAGCAACTAAAAATCACTGTTACATTATAGCATGCAAGTCATTTAAAAGAgagtttaaggaaaaaaataaaaaaaattctttcatcTTCCTACATTTTCTCAGTAACCAGTCAGAAGATTCAAGAGATTGTACCTGGAATCGAAGGGATGAAACTGTAGAGAAATTGTAGAAGGGactgtttgtttgtttgggTTATTAAAATAGCTCCGAAGATCGCTTCTTATGAAGTTAACAGGGAAAATCAGGAGCGACGTGTCATTTGTCGAGTAACAATTGACATTTCTTCCCCGCTTTTCTTTCTTGCCTAATTTGGTACAATCCAGTAAGCAAGAGGTTAGCCCTGAATTATAAAATATCTGATCTTGATCtttatacttttttctttttttctctttttctcttttatttgcaAGGTCACACTCCTCAAAGTTATAAAAACCGGCGCAGCTAAAGACAGGGTCATGAATTGAGCgactcaatttaaattaatataaatcaatccaaaataacttatttcaagatttaaaataaaataaaattaaattaaaataatttaaaaaaacaaaaaaaaaaaaaataaattagttggcCGGTAAACTTGTCGGTTTGACCTAATCAACTCTaaaccaaattgaagaaaatccaatctaaattaaattttaaatctataaatcaCCAGATTAATCCattttatctaaatttaataatataaatactcTCATCTACTAAAGTTTCATGTATTATCAGCTTAAAACTTATATTTGGtgagatattttaaatttccatGTGAGTTTATTCTGCAAGTTATCCATATAAAAGTATAATAGAAATGAGGCAtatgaataaaatttatgtCATCCCATCTAATAATAATTCATGTATATAGTATTATGGTATAGAGTTGTtttcaatgattaaaaatatattaaaataattttttttttttttgatattgaacactttaaaatcatttaaaaacatataaaatattattaatttgattttttttcaaacaaaaaataatttaaaatacactttaaaaaatgaaaaactactgcaaaaacaaacactcaagaAATGTGTGTTCTATACATAGATAATTAATACCCTTagaaatatggaaaaaaaaatattaactaattgagatattatttgaatattaaatttaaattgaggaaaatatttagttgatgttattaatttatcaaggtTATACTGTAATTTGTTTGACCATGTTTAAATGAGATGTGTAATTTTATGGATAAAAAGTACAaggataaatttaatttcactCCTGAGATTTATGGGATCTTTCAATCAATTTCCTTAGTTTTTCAAACCCCCCATTGTCCATATTTATCCATTTCTATCTACAATGGTAAtggaaatatttataaataccaatttcattcttaaagtttatataaaaaaatcttaatattacctaaaaaatatataaaaaataagctaaattaaaaacttgaaattaacaaaaatgaaaCAGAATatcaataaacaattttttttccagtaaaaCAACAAATCTGAAGAAAAATAGTTCTTTTATGTAGACAATACTGAACTGGATTGAGCTTTATTAAGTGTAGGCCCAACCCAATTCTTAAAGCTCATAAGCCCATGAAAATGAAGTGTCCCATGTCTAATGCCCACCAATGGAAAAGAAGGGCATATGATGTTGGCCCAAATTTGGTAATGTGCAAGCTTGAGATAAGTCAATAGGCGTTTGTAATTATGTTTGAGTGAATT contains:
- the LOC118059200 gene encoding heat shock 70 kDa protein 16; protein product: MSVVGFDFGNENCVIAVAKERGIDVLLNDESNRETPAVVSFFEKQRFMGSEGAASLTMNPKSTVSQVKRLIGRKFKEVEVQDDLKLFPFEIVEGHDGGILIKVQYLGEIHEFSPVQILGMLFSHLKQIAEKSLEMPISYCVIGIPCYFTDLQRRAYLNAAAIAGLRPLRLLHDCTATALGYGIYKNDISNAGPTYVVFVDIGHCDTQVCLASFESGQMKILSHAFDRNLGGRDFDEVLFSYFAAQFKENDDIDVCTNMKASIRLRASCEKLKKVLSANAEAPLNIECLMDEKDVRGFIKREEFERLSSDLVESISVPCQKVLANSGLTVEKIHSVELVGSGSRIPAITRMLASLFKREPSRRINASECVARGCALQCAMLSPILRVREYQVQDSFPFSIGLSSDNVPICTLPNSTLFPKGQAFPSLKILALHRNNMFQMEAFYADPNELPFGIASQISSFMIGPFPVYQLEMVKVKVRVQLNLHGIVNIEAFMQIEDGAEVTNVTSENMVAKSDHSPSVEQNGAEVTNVAQSAPSTIPEDEIRKGKIFKRLEIPVSEEVYGGMTKAELSEAEKIELQLAQQDLKMERIKDKKNALESYVYEMRDKIFSKYQSFATESERNEISINLQKTEEWLYEDEPDDESENIYNQKLEDLRKLVDPIEIRYKEDEAREKARKDLLSCIADYRMNAGSLTAVERDAVIDECNKAEKWLQEKTQEQDSLPKNVDPVLWSCEIKRKAEGFDATCKYITKSLPRTDDSDHIDKPDDGELD